The Burkholderia ubonensis genome has a window encoding:
- a CDS encoding type II toxin-antitoxin system VapC family toxin yields the protein MVNALFDTNILIDYLGGVEAAREELARYESRAISVVTWMEVLVGATASDDAAIRTWLSSFDIIPLDGAVANRAVAIRQARRIRLPDAIVWASAQVNGLLLVSRNTKDFPATEPGIRAPYQL from the coding sequence ATGGTGAATGCCCTCTTCGACACCAACATCCTGATCGACTATCTCGGCGGCGTGGAAGCCGCGCGCGAGGAACTCGCCCGCTACGAGTCGCGCGCGATCAGCGTGGTGACCTGGATGGAAGTCCTGGTCGGCGCAACGGCAAGCGACGACGCAGCGATCCGCACGTGGCTGTCGTCGTTCGACATCATTCCGCTCGACGGCGCGGTGGCGAATCGCGCGGTCGCGATTCGCCAGGCGCGCCGCATTCGGTTGCCCGATGCGATCGTGTGGGCTTCCGCGCAAGTGAACGGCCTGCTGCTCGTATCGCGCAACACGAAGGATTTTCCCGCCACCGAACCGGGCATCCGGGCGCCCTATCAGTTGTAG
- a CDS encoding c-type cytochrome — MLKRRWFSLLLLLACALATHASAQSALELDTGGAPRVLTRDALLTRADATELHVPHDIAYGRPMTFRAVPFAALLGDAPLPADSVLETRAADGFAAQLPLDLVRRRAPAGAVAWLAVEDPAHPWPKLPRKPVSAGPFYLVWSGPDAASVRGEQWPYQIVRITIQSSPLARWPSLAVDPALPANAPARAGQRLFVTLCLACHRIDGAGSSQAGPDLNAPMNPVDYFQPAALHRYIRNPASVRDWPGRVMPAFPPEQLSDRELDQIVAYLTYVARRKPGK; from the coding sequence ATGCTGAAGCGCCGGTGGTTTTCGCTGTTGTTGCTGCTCGCGTGCGCGCTCGCCACGCACGCATCCGCACAGTCCGCGCTCGAACTCGACACCGGCGGCGCGCCGCGCGTGCTGACGCGCGACGCCTTGCTCACACGCGCCGATGCGACCGAGCTGCACGTGCCGCACGACATCGCGTACGGGCGGCCGATGACGTTCCGTGCGGTGCCGTTCGCAGCGCTGCTGGGCGATGCGCCGCTGCCTGCGGACAGCGTGCTCGAAACGCGCGCGGCCGACGGCTTCGCCGCTCAGCTGCCGCTCGATCTGGTGCGCCGTCGTGCGCCGGCCGGCGCCGTTGCATGGCTCGCGGTGGAGGACCCCGCGCACCCGTGGCCGAAGCTGCCGCGCAAGCCGGTCAGCGCGGGGCCGTTCTATCTGGTGTGGTCGGGGCCGGACGCGGCGTCGGTGCGCGGCGAGCAGTGGCCGTATCAGATCGTGCGCATCACGATCCAGTCGTCGCCGCTCGCGCGCTGGCCGTCGCTCGCGGTCGATCCCGCATTGCCGGCGAACGCGCCGGCCCGCGCCGGGCAGCGGCTGTTCGTCACGCTGTGCCTCGCCTGCCACCGCATCGACGGCGCCGGCAGCAGCCAGGCCGGCCCCGACCTCAACGCGCCGATGAATCCGGTCGATTACTTCCAGCCCGCCGCGCTGCATCGCTACATTCGCAATCCGGCATCGGTGCGCGACTGGCCGGGCCGCGTGATGCCGGCGTTCCCGCCCGAGCAGCTGAGCGACCGGGAACTCGACCAGATCGTCGCGTACCTGACGTACGTCGCGCGGCGCAAGCCCGGCAAATAA
- a CDS encoding DUF3626 domain-containing protein, with the protein MPNFHPDTLLDGVSTLERIVREGVYRSQFETVTSNER; encoded by the coding sequence ATGCCGAATTTCCATCCGGACACGCTGCTGGACGGCGTCTCAACGCTCGAGCGCATCGTTCGCGAAGGCGTCTATCGCTCGCAGTTCGAAACCGTGACGAGCAACGAGCGCTGA
- the glmS gene encoding glutamine--fructose-6-phosphate transaminase (isomerizing), whose protein sequence is MCGIVGASGRSNQVPQLVKALSRLEYRGYDSCGIALQNGGNLRSERTLRRVTDLQERVMTLGLEAGTCIAHTRWATHGAPSETNAHPIMPGDSIAVVHNGIIENHDALRAELRQRGYVFRGETDTEVIAHLIHGEYRDDLFDAVVRAVKRLRGAYAVAVLSAREPQRLVAARAGSPLVIGIGAQQNYLASDCAALGDLTDRFIYLEDGDVALLTPERIAVVDSIGSDAQRPLCVVRARDHDAALGPYRHFMQKEIFEQPQAIAATLDGVDTVSPALFGDDETARALLSKTRSVLLLGCGTSYYAGLTAKYWIESIAGLPAQVEIASEYRYRESVADPGTLVVGISQSGETADTIGAIEHARGRGQDLSLAICNVATSTIARNASLRFLTQAGVELGVASTKAFTTQLVALFLLTVTLAQLRGRLDATRAAACLQQLRGLPARVGNALALETQIMGWAADFMQRENALFLGRGIHFPIAMEGALKLKEVSYIHAEGYPAGELKHGPLALVTSAMPVVTIAPDDGLFQKLKSNMAEVRARGGRLYVLAGSHLEIDDADDTRLIRLREPGDVLSPVMHVVPLQLLAYHVGCARGADVDKPRNLAKSVTVE, encoded by the coding sequence ATGTGTGGAATCGTCGGAGCAAGCGGCCGGAGCAATCAGGTGCCGCAACTGGTCAAGGCGCTGAGCCGGCTCGAGTACCGCGGCTACGACTCGTGCGGCATTGCGCTGCAGAACGGCGGCAACCTGCGCAGCGAGCGCACGTTGCGGCGCGTGACGGATCTTCAGGAACGCGTGATGACGCTCGGTCTCGAAGCGGGAACCTGCATCGCCCATACGCGCTGGGCCACCCACGGCGCGCCGTCCGAGACCAACGCGCACCCGATCATGCCGGGCGACTCGATTGCGGTCGTGCACAACGGCATCATCGAGAACCACGATGCGCTCAGGGCCGAACTGCGGCAGCGCGGCTACGTCTTTCGCGGCGAGACCGATACGGAAGTGATCGCCCACCTGATTCACGGCGAGTATCGCGACGACCTGTTCGACGCCGTCGTTCGCGCGGTCAAGCGCCTGCGCGGCGCGTACGCGGTCGCGGTGCTGAGCGCGCGCGAGCCGCAGCGTCTCGTGGCTGCGCGCGCGGGCTCGCCGCTCGTGATCGGCATCGGCGCGCAGCAGAACTACCTCGCGTCCGACTGCGCGGCGCTCGGCGACCTGACCGACCGTTTCATCTATCTCGAGGACGGCGACGTCGCGCTGCTCACGCCCGAGCGCATCGCCGTGGTCGATTCGATCGGCAGCGACGCGCAGCGTCCGCTGTGCGTGGTCCGGGCGCGCGACCACGACGCAGCGCTCGGACCGTATCGTCACTTCATGCAGAAGGAGATCTTCGAGCAGCCGCAGGCGATCGCCGCCACGCTCGACGGCGTCGACACCGTGTCGCCCGCGCTGTTCGGCGACGACGAAACCGCGCGCGCGCTGCTGTCGAAAACGCGCAGCGTGCTGCTGCTCGGCTGCGGCACCAGCTATTACGCGGGGCTCACCGCGAAATACTGGATCGAGAGCATTGCGGGCCTGCCGGCCCAGGTCGAGATCGCCAGCGAATACCGCTACCGGGAATCGGTGGCCGACCCGGGCACGCTCGTCGTCGGCATTTCGCAATCGGGCGAGACCGCCGACACGATCGGCGCGATCGAGCACGCGCGCGGCCGGGGCCAGGACCTGTCGCTGGCGATCTGCAACGTCGCGACGAGCACGATCGCGCGCAACGCGTCGCTGCGCTTCCTGACGCAGGCCGGCGTCGAACTGGGCGTCGCGTCGACCAAGGCCTTCACGACGCAGCTGGTCGCGCTGTTCCTGCTGACGGTGACGCTCGCGCAGTTGCGCGGCCGGCTCGACGCCACGCGTGCGGCAGCATGCCTGCAGCAGTTGCGCGGGCTGCCGGCGCGCGTCGGCAATGCGCTGGCCCTGGAAACGCAGATCATGGGCTGGGCCGCCGATTTCATGCAGCGGGAGAATGCGCTGTTCCTCGGGCGCGGCATTCACTTCCCGATTGCGATGGAAGGCGCGCTGAAGCTCAAGGAGGTGTCGTACATCCATGCCGAGGGCTACCCGGCGGGCGAGCTGAAGCACGGCCCGCTCGCGCTCGTGACGAGCGCGATGCCGGTCGTCACGATTGCGCCGGACGACGGCCTGTTCCAGAAGCTGAAGTCGAACATGGCCGAAGTGCGCGCGCGCGGCGGGCGGCTCTACGTGCTCGCGGGCAGCCATCTCGAGATCGACGACGCCGACGACACGCGCCTGATTCGCCTGCGCGAGCCGGGCGACGTGCTGTCGCCGGTCATGCACGTCGTGCCGCTGCAGCTGCTCGCCTATCACGTCGGCTGCGCGCGCGGCGCCGACGTCGACAAGCCGCGCAACCTCGCCAAGTCCGTGACCGTGGAATGA
- a CDS encoding Biofilm PGA synthesis auxiliary protein PgaD, producing MKNAPIIDLSLRSPARMIADRGIIAGCTQIVWFRFIRPALVGAVWASICIYTYRYLLPINDAEMPIEQLVFYVTGISLIAGALVTWLIAARVIHPFTFRWHVTKMLRRSASLKSKPAPTTALAKSEHLDGKQASRILVASHDANGSISALEWKRHERRAAPQAREWVDEESNEAVWTGVGPTTRHGT from the coding sequence ATGAAGAACGCGCCGATTATTGACCTCTCGCTCCGGTCACCCGCCCGGATGATCGCCGATCGCGGCATCATCGCCGGTTGCACGCAGATCGTGTGGTTTCGCTTCATTCGGCCGGCGCTGGTCGGCGCGGTATGGGCGTCGATCTGCATCTATACGTACCGCTACCTGCTGCCGATCAACGACGCCGAAATGCCGATCGAGCAACTGGTCTTCTATGTGACCGGCATCTCGCTCATCGCCGGTGCGCTGGTCACGTGGCTGATCGCCGCCCGCGTCATTCATCCGTTCACCTTCCGGTGGCACGTCACGAAGATGCTGCGGCGCTCGGCCAGCCTGAAGTCGAAGCCGGCACCGACGACGGCACTGGCGAAGTCCGAGCACCTCGACGGGAAACAGGCGTCGCGCATTCTCGTCGCATCGCATGACGCCAACGGATCGATTTCCGCGCTCGAATGGAAGCGCCACGAGCGCCGTGCCGCGCCGCAAGCGCGCGAATGGGTCGACGAGGAATCGAACGAGGCCGTCTGGACCGGCGTCGGCCCGACGACGCGTCACGGCACCTGA
- the pgaC gene encoding poly-beta-1,6-N-acetyl-D-glucosamine synthase, translating to MITHDLIRRLQDFVFYYPFFMSYLWMIGGVVHFLLLEEGRVLSKRMLAASGMPKVSIVVPCFNEEANVRSVITHLNGMDYPTYDIIAVNDGSRDRTGEMLNELAADIPRLIVIHHARNEGKAVGLTTAAAVSNAEYLLCIDGDSLLAHDAIEWMLEHFIADPGVGAVTGNPRIRTRTSLLGRMQVGEFSSIVGLIKRTQQVYGRIFTVSGVITMFRKTALADVGFWSSDMLTEDIDISWKLQCRDWRVMYEPHALSWILMPETIRGLYRQRLRWAKGGIQVLLKYAGTVARPAQMMMWPLYAEYLIGIAWAYSMSFILLLSVVGLFHPLPPDWHVSLVPRWHGMLLVATCVLQLIVGCMIDRRYDEKLLMYFLDTVWYPVAFWLISMITTVVALPAIVLRGRGKRAIWTSPDRGIQHEERADY from the coding sequence ATGATCACACACGACCTCATCCGGCGCCTGCAGGACTTCGTCTTCTATTACCCGTTCTTCATGTCGTATCTGTGGATGATCGGGGGCGTCGTGCATTTCCTGCTGCTCGAGGAGGGCCGCGTGCTGTCCAAGCGCATGCTCGCGGCGAGCGGCATGCCGAAGGTGTCGATCGTCGTGCCCTGCTTCAATGAAGAAGCGAACGTGCGCAGCGTGATCACGCACCTGAACGGCATGGACTATCCGACCTACGACATCATCGCGGTCAACGACGGCAGCCGGGACCGCACCGGCGAAATGCTCAACGAGCTGGCCGCCGACATCCCGCGGCTCATCGTCATCCATCACGCGCGCAACGAGGGCAAGGCGGTGGGCCTCACGACCGCGGCCGCCGTGTCGAACGCGGAGTACCTGCTCTGCATCGACGGCGATTCGCTGCTCGCGCACGATGCGATCGAATGGATGCTCGAGCATTTCATCGCCGACCCCGGCGTCGGCGCGGTCACCGGCAACCCGCGCATCCGCACGCGCACGTCGCTGCTCGGCCGCATGCAGGTCGGCGAGTTCTCGTCGATCGTCGGGCTGATCAAGCGCACGCAGCAGGTGTACGGCCGCATCTTCACGGTGTCCGGCGTCATCACGATGTTCCGCAAGACCGCCCTCGCCGACGTAGGCTTCTGGAGCTCGGACATGCTGACCGAGGACATCGACATCAGCTGGAAGCTGCAGTGCCGCGACTGGCGCGTCATGTACGAGCCGCATGCGCTCAGCTGGATCCTGATGCCGGAGACGATCCGGGGGCTCTATCGCCAGCGGCTGCGCTGGGCCAAGGGCGGCATCCAGGTGCTGCTCAAATATGCCGGCACGGTCGCGCGGCCCGCGCAGATGATGATGTGGCCGCTCTACGCCGAGTATCTGATCGGCATCGCCTGGGCGTATTCGATGTCGTTCATCCTGCTGCTGTCGGTCGTCGGCCTGTTCCATCCGCTGCCGCCGGACTGGCACGTGTCGCTGGTGCCGCGCTGGCACGGCATGCTGCTGGTGGCGACCTGCGTGCTGCAGCTGATCGTCGGCTGCATGATCGATCGCCGCTACGACGAAAAGCTCCTGATGTATTTCCTGGACACCGTCTGGTATCCCGTCGCCTTCTGGCTGATCAGCATGATCACCACCGTCGTCGCCCTGCCCGCCATCGTGTTGCGAGGCCGGGGCAAACGTGCAATATGGACCAGTCCCGACCGAGGAATTCAACATGAAGAACGCGCCGATTATTGA
- the pgaB gene encoding poly-beta-1,6-N-acetyl-D-glucosamine N-deacetylase PgaB, whose protein sequence is MQSRRTFMCGCLGTAAACSLFPGVTRARMIDLLPPSDPADGKTFRVICMHDVRDNLLSTFATATIIDPYAIDTGTLTAIFSWLQTNNYHTITVKQIEASRHGGKPLPPRSVLLTFDDGFRSHFTKVLPLLKRFRYPAVMGIVTAWIDAPADTPIRISDRLQLPRDYFMSWDEVKQIGSSELVELACHTHNLHHGAVANPQGNELPATTSHLYLANEKRYETDAEFEARVHGDLQTCIRQIRERTGLVARSMVWPYGAENHPVQKISTSLGMDIQFSLDAGPNTPDVPLDRLRRILMMYDVDIGVFERSMREPATNRGEVEAAERIVQVDLDQVYDPNPAQQEKNLGELVERIYRMQPKSVYLQAFADPKGTGVAESVYFPNRHLPMRADLFSRAAWQLNTRSNVQVYAWMPVLAFRPPPDKLHSLETVTAHSGAPARENGTRVFRLSPFDPNARLLIEQIYEDLSKYASFNGILFSDDAVLDDYEDAGRHALQLYAQWGLPRDIGQIRAKPDLMNRWTRQKTRYLLDLTRQLEQIVLANQNAGDVLTARNIFAQPVLNPESEAWYAQNYDDFLKAYDFVALMAMPYMEQASDPDRWLDKLADVVAAKQHGFAKTVFELQAYDWRARKEISSTTLLAQMGRLRSRGALSFGYYPDNFLHDQPKLATIRGAMSLKSRLDPTSINALMQAQQHQGKPAK, encoded by the coding sequence ATGCAATCCAGACGGACCTTCATGTGTGGCTGCCTTGGCACGGCCGCAGCTTGTTCGCTGTTTCCGGGCGTGACCCGGGCAAGGATGATCGACCTCCTTCCGCCGTCGGATCCCGCCGACGGCAAGACCTTCCGCGTGATCTGCATGCACGACGTGCGCGACAACCTGCTGTCGACGTTCGCGACCGCCACGATAATCGATCCGTACGCGATCGACACCGGCACGCTGACCGCGATTTTTTCCTGGCTGCAGACCAACAACTATCACACGATCACAGTCAAGCAGATCGAGGCATCCCGGCACGGCGGCAAGCCGTTGCCGCCCCGCTCCGTGCTCCTCACGTTCGACGACGGCTTTCGCAGCCACTTCACGAAAGTGCTGCCGCTGCTGAAGCGGTTCCGCTATCCGGCGGTGATGGGCATCGTCACCGCCTGGATCGACGCCCCCGCCGACACGCCGATCCGCATCAGCGACAGGCTGCAGCTGCCGCGCGATTACTTCATGTCGTGGGACGAGGTCAAGCAGATCGGTTCGTCGGAGCTGGTCGAGCTCGCCTGCCACACGCACAACCTGCATCATGGCGCGGTGGCCAATCCGCAGGGCAACGAGTTGCCCGCCACCACGTCGCACCTTTATCTGGCAAACGAGAAGCGCTACGAAACCGATGCGGAATTCGAAGCGCGGGTGCACGGCGACCTGCAGACCTGCATCCGGCAGATTCGCGAACGCACCGGGCTTGTCGCGCGCTCGATGGTCTGGCCGTACGGCGCGGAAAACCACCCGGTGCAAAAGATCTCGACGTCGCTCGGCATGGACATCCAGTTCAGTCTCGATGCCGGACCGAATACGCCGGACGTGCCGCTCGATCGCTTGCGGCGCATCCTGATGATGTATGACGTCGATATCGGCGTGTTCGAGCGCTCGATGCGCGAGCCGGCGACCAACCGCGGCGAAGTCGAAGCCGCCGAGCGGATCGTGCAGGTCGATCTCGACCAGGTGTACGACCCCAACCCGGCACAACAGGAAAAGAATCTCGGCGAGCTCGTCGAGCGCATCTACCGGATGCAGCCGAAGTCGGTCTACCTGCAGGCGTTCGCCGATCCGAAGGGCACCGGCGTCGCGGAGTCCGTCTATTTTCCGAACCGGCACCTGCCGATGCGGGCCGACCTGTTCTCTCGCGCCGCATGGCAGCTCAATACCCGGTCCAATGTCCAGGTCTATGCGTGGATGCCGGTGCTGGCCTTCCGTCCGCCGCCGGACAAGCTGCACAGCCTCGAAACGGTCACCGCCCATAGCGGCGCACCGGCACGCGAGAACGGCACGCGCGTGTTTCGCCTGAGTCCGTTCGATCCGAACGCCCGGCTGCTGATCGAGCAGATTTACGAGGATCTCAGCAAATATGCGTCGTTCAACGGCATCCTTTTCAGCGACGACGCCGTGCTCGACGACTACGAGGATGCGGGCCGGCACGCGCTGCAGCTCTATGCGCAGTGGGGGCTGCCGCGCGACATCGGGCAGATTCGCGCGAAGCCCGACCTGATGAACCGCTGGACGCGGCAGAAGACCCGCTATCTGCTGGACCTGACGCGGCAACTGGAGCAGATCGTCCTGGCGAACCAGAACGCCGGCGACGTGCTCACCGCGCGCAACATCTTCGCGCAGCCGGTGCTGAACCCCGAATCCGAAGCGTGGTACGCGCAAAACTACGACGATTTCCTCAAGGCGTACGACTTCGTCGCGCTGATGGCAATGCCGTACATGGAGCAGGCATCGGACCCGGATCGCTGGCTGGACAAGCTCGCCGACGTCGTCGCCGCCAAGCAGCACGGCTTCGCGAAGACCGTGTTCGAATTGCAGGCCTACGACTGGCGCGCCCGCAAGGAGATTTCAAGCACCACGCTGCTTGCGCAGATGGGGCGGCTGAGAAGCCGCGGGGCATTGAGCTTCGGCTACTACCCGGACAACTTCCTGCACGATCAGCCGAAACTCGCGACCATACGCGGCGCCATGTCGCTCAAGTCGCGTCTCGACCCGACTTCGATCAATGCGCTGATGCAGGCGCAACAGCACCAGGGGAAGCCGGCAAAATGA
- a CDS encoding LysR substrate-binding domain-containing protein, with product MEAKWLEDFLSLADTKSFSRAARNRHLTQSAFSRRIASLETWMDAKLVDRSITPVALTPAGQMFRGLAADILRSMYAARNLVNGYDQFAASDQVVRFAVAHTLVFTLFPEWLKQLNGEVGHVTARVNAVNVPEGVQQLVEGECDMLLGYHHPQLPIVLDPNHFPFVNLGVERILPVSTPDAHGNPLFQLPGRPREPLPLLAYSSGAFLGNVVEMLLLNAAEPYALHRCFETHMSEALKGMVVAGHGIGWLPESCVAKELAEGSLVCAGSADWITELEIRLYRSARKRGLAAEQLWTYIMNRPRAANDAAVGGQSPATAAVRVARGSARGR from the coding sequence ATGGAAGCAAAGTGGCTGGAAGATTTCCTGAGCCTTGCAGATACCAAGAGTTTTTCCCGGGCGGCGCGTAACCGGCATCTCACGCAATCGGCATTCAGCAGGCGAATCGCGTCGCTCGAGACCTGGATGGATGCGAAGCTGGTCGACCGGAGCATCACGCCGGTCGCCCTCACCCCGGCCGGACAGATGTTCCGCGGGCTGGCCGCGGACATCCTGCGCAGCATGTATGCGGCGCGCAACCTGGTGAACGGCTACGACCAGTTCGCGGCGAGCGACCAGGTCGTGCGGTTCGCGGTCGCGCATACGCTCGTGTTCACGCTGTTCCCCGAATGGCTGAAGCAGCTCAACGGCGAAGTCGGCCACGTGACCGCGCGCGTCAACGCGGTGAACGTGCCGGAGGGCGTGCAGCAGCTCGTCGAGGGCGAATGCGACATGCTGCTCGGCTATCACCATCCGCAGCTGCCGATCGTGCTCGACCCGAACCATTTCCCGTTCGTGAACCTCGGGGTCGAGCGGATTCTCCCCGTCTCCACGCCCGACGCGCACGGCAATCCGCTGTTCCAGCTGCCCGGCCGGCCGCGCGAGCCGTTGCCGCTGCTCGCGTATTCGTCGGGGGCCTTCCTCGGCAACGTCGTCGAGATGCTGCTGCTGAACGCGGCCGAGCCGTACGCGCTGCACCGCTGCTTCGAGACGCACATGTCCGAGGCGCTGAAAGGGATGGTGGTGGCGGGCCACGGGATCGGCTGGCTGCCGGAAAGCTGCGTCGCGAAGGAACTCGCGGAAGGCAGCCTCGTGTGCGCCGGATCGGCCGACTGGATCACCGAGCTGGAGATCCGGCTGTACCGGTCGGCGCGCAAGCGCGGGCTGGCGGCGGAGCAGCTGTGGACGTACATCATGAACCGGCCGCGCGCAGCGAACGACGCCGCCGTGGGCGGTCAGTCGCCTGCCACGGCAGCGGTGCGCGTCGCGCGCGGCAGCGCGCGCGGGCGGTAG
- a CDS encoding circularly permuted type 2 ATP-grasp protein, which yields MKPFDEMLQSGDMVRAPYARLKQWLDTQNPASLAQKARDAEGVFRKTGITFAVYGDADAAERLIPFDIVPRIISGNEWNRLSLGIEQRVMALNAFLDDIYHRQEIVRAGIVPKHLIAHNDAFLPEMIDFRPPGNVYTHIIGVDIVRTGENQFYVLEDNARTPSGVSYMLENRETMMQLFPELFQQVKVRPVETYPQMLRQSLAAVCPPGGNADNPTIAVLTPGIHNSAYYEHSFLADQMGVHLVEGSDLQVIDDRVAMRTTEGFRPIDVLYRRVDDAFLDPLTFRPDSVLGVAGIMDVYRAGNITIANAPGTGIADDKAIYSYMPEIVEFYTGRKALLENVPTWRCGEADSLKYVLEHLDELVVKEVHGSGGYGMLVGPCASKAEIEAFAAKLRARPANYIAQPTLALSTTPILTDAGLAPRHVDLRPFVLVSDRIRITPGGLTRVALKEGSLVVNSSQGGGTKDTWVLAD from the coding sequence ATGAAGCCATTCGATGAAATGCTGCAATCCGGCGACATGGTCAGGGCGCCCTACGCGCGCCTGAAGCAGTGGCTCGACACGCAGAACCCCGCGAGCCTCGCCCAGAAAGCCCGCGACGCGGAGGGCGTGTTCCGCAAGACGGGCATCACGTTTGCCGTCTACGGCGACGCGGACGCCGCCGAGCGGCTGATCCCGTTCGACATCGTGCCGCGCATTATTTCCGGGAACGAGTGGAATCGGCTGTCGCTCGGCATCGAGCAGCGCGTGATGGCGCTCAATGCCTTCCTCGACGACATCTACCACCGCCAGGAAATCGTGCGCGCCGGGATCGTGCCGAAGCACCTGATCGCGCACAACGATGCGTTCCTGCCCGAGATGATCGACTTCCGGCCGCCCGGCAACGTTTACACGCACATCATCGGCGTGGACATCGTGCGCACCGGCGAGAACCAGTTCTACGTGCTCGAGGACAACGCGCGCACGCCGTCCGGCGTGTCGTACATGCTGGAAAACCGCGAGACGATGATGCAGCTCTTTCCCGAGCTGTTCCAGCAGGTCAAGGTGCGGCCGGTCGAGACCTATCCGCAGATGCTGCGCCAGTCGCTCGCGGCCGTCTGCCCGCCGGGCGGCAACGCCGACAACCCGACCATCGCCGTGCTGACGCCCGGCATCCACAATTCCGCGTACTACGAACATTCGTTCCTCGCCGACCAGATGGGCGTGCACCTCGTCGAGGGCAGCGACCTGCAGGTGATCGACGACCGCGTCGCGATGCGCACCACCGAGGGCTTCCGGCCGATCGACGTGCTGTACCGCCGCGTCGACGACGCGTTCCTCGACCCGCTGACGTTCCGCCCCGATTCGGTGCTCGGCGTCGCGGGGATCATGGACGTGTACCGCGCGGGCAACATCACGATCGCGAACGCGCCGGGCACCGGCATCGCCGACGACAAGGCGATCTACTCGTACATGCCGGAAATCGTCGAGTTCTACACGGGCCGCAAGGCGCTGCTCGAGAACGTGCCGACCTGGCGCTGCGGCGAGGCGGACAGCCTGAAGTACGTGCTCGAGCATCTCGACGAACTGGTCGTGAAGGAAGTGCACGGCTCGGGCGGCTACGGGATGCTCGTCGGACCGTGCGCGTCGAAGGCCGAGATCGAGGCGTTCGCCGCGAAGCTGCGTGCGCGGCCCGCGAACTACATCGCGCAACCCACGCTGGCGTTGTCCACGACGCCGATCCTGACCGACGCGGGCCTCGCGCCGCGGCACGTCGACCTGCGGCCGTTCGTGCTGGTGTCGGATCGCATCCGCATCACGCCGGGCGGGCTCACGCGCGTCGCGCTGAAGGAGGGCTCGCTCGTCGTCAATTCGAGCCAGGGCGGCGGCACCAAGGACACCTGGGTGCTGGCCGACTGA
- a CDS encoding alpha-E domain-containing protein: MLLGRTASGLYWMYRYIERAENTARIVDAGLRMALTRTSDAPAEWSSVLVSSGADDGYREKYDAYAADTVTDYLLRDRDNPSSVLSCIEAARSNARMVRTALTREAWESVNGAWLSLGRGLAQPVPEGELPAVLDQVKRETALILGSFYSTMLRNEIFDFAQIGAFVERADNTARILDVKYHLLLPSVSHVGTILDNYQWETILRCVAAHRSYRWVYDVQYKPLNIADYLILNGRMPRSLRYCYGRVVSSLNLLAKDYGVTHPCHDTATKILQMLSDTSVERIFKSGLHEFLTDFIGRNNSLGLEIAQAYNFD; encoded by the coding sequence ATGCTTCTTGGACGCACAGCGAGCGGTCTCTACTGGATGTACCGCTATATCGAGCGCGCGGAGAACACCGCGCGGATCGTCGACGCCGGCCTGCGGATGGCGCTCACGCGCACGTCCGACGCGCCTGCGGAATGGTCGTCGGTGCTCGTCAGCTCGGGCGCGGACGACGGCTACCGCGAGAAATACGACGCGTACGCGGCCGACACCGTGACCGACTACCTGCTGCGCGACCGCGACAACCCGTCGAGCGTGCTGTCGTGCATCGAGGCCGCGCGCTCGAACGCGCGGATGGTGCGCACGGCGCTCACGCGGGAAGCGTGGGAGAGCGTGAACGGCGCATGGCTGTCGCTCGGGCGCGGGCTCGCGCAGCCGGTGCCGGAGGGCGAGCTGCCGGCGGTGCTCGACCAGGTGAAGCGCGAGACCGCGCTGATCCTCGGCAGCTTCTACAGCACGATGCTGCGCAACGAGATCTTCGATTTCGCGCAGATCGGCGCGTTCGTCGAGCGGGCCGACAACACCGCGCGGATCCTCGACGTGAAGTACCACCTGCTGCTGCCGTCGGTCTCGCACGTCGGCACGATCCTCGACAACTACCAGTGGGAAACGATCCTGCGCTGCGTGGCCGCGCACCGCTCGTACCGCTGGGTCTACGACGTGCAGTACAAGCCGCTGAACATCGCCGACTACCTGATCCTCAACGGCCGGATGCCGCGCTCGCTGCGCTATTGCTACGGCCGCGTCGTGTCGAGCCTCAACCTGCTCGCGAAGGACTACGGCGTCACGCACCCGTGTCACGACACCGCCACGAAGATCCTGCAAATGTTGTCCGACACCAGCGTCGAGCGGATCTTCAAGAGCGGCCTGCACGAATTCCTGACCGACTTCATCGGCCGCAACAACAGCCTGGGGCTCGAAATCGCCCAGGCGTACAACTTCGACTGA